A region of Actinobacillus porcitonsillarum DNA encodes the following proteins:
- the fruK gene encoding 1-phosphofructokinase: protein MRIATVTLNPAFDLVGRLARIEIGEVNTVETLGLYPAGKGINVAKVLADLGTKLSVTGFLGEENQGDFVQSFAKNGVDDQFYRVAGKTRINVKITETEADVTDLNFLGFEISEEEWEKFTAQTQHWESQFDLVAVCGSLPRGVSPEKFALWLETLHQQGLKVVLDSSNAALTAGLKAHPWLVKPNRRELEVWAGRALNSLEDVIVAAQDLRARGIENVIISMGEKGSVWINNEGVLQAQPPRCENVVSTVGAGDSMVAGLIYGFSQGWDKAKTLAFASATSALAVSQSNVGVSDKTALEGILAQVKLTEL from the coding sequence ATGCGTATTGCAACAGTAACGTTAAATCCTGCATTTGATTTGGTCGGTCGCCTTGCCCGTATTGAAATCGGCGAAGTCAATACCGTTGAAACCTTAGGTTTATATCCTGCCGGAAAAGGGATCAATGTGGCAAAAGTCTTGGCAGATTTAGGCACGAAATTATCTGTAACCGGTTTTCTTGGTGAAGAAAATCAAGGGGATTTTGTGCAATCTTTCGCAAAAAATGGGGTGGACGATCAATTCTATCGTGTCGCAGGTAAAACTCGTATCAATGTCAAAATTACGGAAACGGAAGCTGATGTAACGGATCTCAACTTTTTAGGCTTTGAGATCAGTGAAGAAGAGTGGGAGAAATTTACCGCTCAAACTCAACATTGGGAAAGCCAATTTGATCTTGTTGCCGTTTGTGGTTCTTTACCTCGTGGCGTAAGCCCTGAGAAATTTGCCTTGTGGTTAGAAACGCTACATCAGCAAGGTTTAAAAGTGGTATTGGATAGCTCAAATGCGGCATTAACCGCTGGATTAAAGGCCCACCCTTGGCTAGTCAAGCCTAATCGCCGTGAATTAGAAGTTTGGGCAGGTCGAGCCTTAAATAGCCTCGAAGATGTGATTGTTGCTGCTCAAGATTTGCGTGCTAGAGGTATTGAAAACGTCATTATCTCAATGGGCGAAAAAGGCTCGGTTTGGATCAATAACGAAGGCGTACTTCAAGCTCAACCCCCACGTTGCGAAAATGTGGTAAGTACCGTAGGGGCTGGCGACTCAATGGTTGCAGGGCTTATCTATGGTTTCTCACAGGGTTGGGATAAAGCGAAAACCCTTGCCTTTGCCAGTGCGACATCTGCTTTAGCGGTTTCCCAAAGTAACGTGGGCGTGAGTGATAAAACGGCGTTGGAAGGGATTTTGGCACAGGTTAAATTGACTGAACTTTAA
- the ndk gene encoding nucleoside-diphosphate kinase → MIQQTLCLIKPDATKRHLIGKILAHIEESGLTIKALKKLQLTKEQAEGFYAEHQGKDFFEPLVDFMISAPIVAVVLEGENAIAHYRELMGATKVEDRKEGTIRQLYAISGRENSVHGSDSADSAKREIAYFFTPNEIV, encoded by the coding sequence ATGATTCAGCAAACATTATGCTTAATAAAACCTGATGCAACAAAACGTCATTTGATTGGCAAAATTCTCGCTCACATTGAAGAATCCGGATTAACGATTAAGGCATTGAAAAAACTTCAATTAACAAAAGAGCAAGCTGAGGGTTTTTATGCAGAACATCAGGGCAAAGATTTTTTTGAGCCTTTAGTTGATTTTATGATTTCTGCACCGATTGTTGCGGTGGTGCTTGAAGGTGAAAATGCTATTGCGCATTATCGTGAATTAATGGGAGCAACAAAGGTAGAAGATCGTAAAGAAGGCACTATTCGCCAACTGTATGCTATTAGCGGTCGTGAAAACTCAGTGCATGGTTCTGATTCAGCAGATTCTGCTAAACGAGAAATTGCTTACTTTTTCACGCCAAATGAAATTGTGTAA
- the fruB gene encoding fused PTS fructose transporter subunit IIA/HPr protein produces MLDLSAKNIRLSGQAANKEEAIKLVAAGLVANGNVAEGYEAGMLARETQTSTFLGNGIAIPHGTLDTRDLVQNTGVQIIQFPQGVEWGEGNVAYVAIGIAAKSDEHLALLRQLTTVLSDEEAAEKLAKTQDVQEFADILSGKKTLPVLSEALISLNVESSSLITLSAINAGKLQEQNYVTQAFISDVVSAAPLHLGDNVFVIDSAKGNLANGVAVARNTQGQTLVSVATVNNALNPILAALLKSEVRRQFASASGSQILALFNGETVNTAENSTAVVSATSTVNNGQVVGNFTVRNEHGLHARPSAVLVQTLKAFSSKITVENLDRATAPANAKSTMKIVALGATKGTRLRFIAEGDDAQQAIETLGKAMAEGLGENVTFIPAVEDSIEGTATSAQTVAVEAVAPAVADNATEGAVEATFVIHNEHGLHARPSAVLVNEVKKYTSKIEVQNLDKNSPLVSAKSLMKIVALGVTKGTRLRFVATGDDAQQALDGIGAAIEAGLGEK; encoded by the coding sequence ATGCTTGATTTATCAGCAAAAAATATCCGTTTAAGCGGGCAAGCAGCGAACAAAGAAGAGGCGATTAAATTAGTCGCAGCAGGTTTAGTTGCAAATGGGAACGTAGCAGAAGGCTATGAAGCCGGTATGTTGGCACGTGAAACCCAAACCTCGACTTTTTTAGGCAATGGGATTGCGATTCCGCACGGCACATTAGATACCCGAGATTTAGTTCAAAATACTGGTGTACAAATTATTCAATTTCCTCAAGGGGTTGAATGGGGCGAAGGAAATGTTGCTTACGTAGCTATCGGTATTGCGGCAAAATCTGATGAACATTTAGCCTTACTTCGTCAATTAACCACGGTGTTAAGTGATGAAGAAGCTGCAGAAAAATTAGCAAAAACCCAAGATGTGCAAGAATTTGCCGATATTTTAAGCGGTAAAAAAACATTACCGGTGCTTTCAGAAGCCTTAATCTCATTAAATGTAGAAAGCTCAAGTTTGATTACCCTTTCGGCGATTAATGCGGGTAAATTACAAGAGCAAAATTACGTCACACAAGCCTTTATTAGTGATGTGGTTTCAGCCGCTCCACTTCATCTAGGCGATAATGTTTTTGTGATTGATAGCGCAAAAGGTAACTTAGCTAATGGCGTAGCCGTTGCACGTAATACGCAAGGGCAGACATTAGTCAGCGTAGCAACGGTAAATAATGCACTCAATCCCATTTTAGCCGCGTTATTAAAATCTGAAGTTCGCCGCCAATTTGCTTCTGCGAGTGGCTCACAGATACTTGCCTTGTTTAATGGTGAAACGGTCAATACCGCCGAAAATTCAACCGCAGTTGTTTCAGCCACTTCAACGGTAAATAATGGACAGGTGGTTGGAAACTTTACGGTACGCAATGAACACGGTTTACACGCTCGCCCAAGTGCGGTATTGGTTCAAACGTTAAAAGCATTTAGCTCGAAAATTACCGTAGAAAACCTTGACCGTGCAACAGCACCGGCAAATGCAAAAAGTACAATGAAAATTGTGGCATTAGGTGCAACGAAAGGGACGCGTTTACGCTTTATTGCAGAAGGCGATGATGCTCAACAAGCTATTGAAACCTTAGGCAAAGCAATGGCGGAAGGTCTTGGCGAAAATGTCACTTTTATTCCTGCCGTTGAAGATAGCATTGAAGGTACTGCAACATCAGCACAAACCGTTGCGGTTGAAGCAGTTGCGCCAGCGGTAGCTGATAATGCAACAGAAGGTGCGGTAGAAGCGACTTTCGTTATTCACAACGAACACGGTTTACACGCTCGCCCAAGTGCGGTGCTTGTTAATGAAGTGAAAAAATATACGTCAAAAATCGAAGTGCAAAATCTTGATAAAAACTCACCGCTTGTGAGTGCCAAAAGTTTGATGAAAATCGTGGCACTTGGCGTAACAAAAGGCACGCGTTTACGCTTTGTGGCAACAGGCGATGATGCACAACAAGCCTTAGATGGTATCGGTGCCGCAATTGAAGCCGGTTTAGGTGAGAAATAA